Proteins from one Chloroflexota bacterium genomic window:
- a CDS encoding aminotransferase class I/II-fold pyridoxal phosphate-dependent enzyme, giving the protein MPEVISLGIGEPDFTTPPHILEAGVRSLEGGETHYTSNSGTIELREAIARHLMERYGVSYDPQREVLITVGVSEGLYLAMSAFIDPGDEVIVPQPCFVAYTAEVMLAGGVPVPIATRVEDRFQVMPEQVEAVITPRTKAILLGYPNNPTGAVMSYENMVAVCEVARRHDLLIISDEIYDRLVYGVEHVCVPSLPGTWERTVLLGGFSKDYAMTGWRIGYAAAPAELLAPMRKIHQYTIMSAPTTAQAAALAALTNGDSCVQEMVEEYDRRRRLIVDGLNSIGLPCFEPQGAFYAFPSVAHSGMTDEEFAALLLEEEQVAVVPGSAFGAGGEGYVRCSYATAYEKIEEALERMARFVRRHG; this is encoded by the coding sequence ATGCCGGAGGTGATCTCGCTGGGCATCGGGGAGCCGGACTTCACGACGCCGCCTCATATCCTGGAGGCCGGCGTGCGCTCCCTGGAGGGCGGCGAGACGCATTACACCTCCAACTCGGGCACCATCGAGCTGCGCGAGGCGATCGCTCGTCACCTGATGGAGCGTTATGGCGTCTCCTATGACCCCCAGCGAGAGGTCCTGATCACGGTAGGGGTGTCGGAGGGGCTATACCTGGCGATGAGCGCTTTCATCGATCCAGGGGATGAGGTGATCGTCCCTCAGCCGTGCTTCGTGGCGTACACGGCGGAGGTGATGCTGGCGGGCGGGGTGCCGGTCCCCATCGCCACCCGGGTGGAGGATCGCTTCCAGGTGATGCCGGAGCAGGTGGAGGCGGTCATCACGCCGCGCACCAAGGCGATCTTGTTGGGGTATCCCAACAATCCCACCGGTGCGGTGATGAGCTACGAGAACATGGTGGCGGTGTGCGAGGTCGCCAGACGGCATGATCTGCTGATCATCTCGGATGAGATCTATGATCGGCTCGTCTACGGGGTGGAGCATGTGTGCGTGCCGTCGCTGCCGGGGACATGGGAGCGCACGGTGCTGCTGGGCGGGTTCTCCAAGGACTATGCCATGACCGGCTGGCGCATCGGATATGCGGCCGCCCCGGCGGAGCTATTGGCGCCGATGCGCAAGATCCACCAATACACCATCATGTCCGCTCCCACCACGGCCCAGGCGGCCGCCCTGGCGGCGTTGACCAACGGCGACTCCTGCGTGCAGGAGATGGTGGAGGAGTACGATCGGCGTCGACGGCTGATCGTGGACGGCCTGAACAGCATCGGGCTGCCGTGCTTCGAGCCTCAGGGTGCCTTCTACGCGTTCCCGTCGGTCGCGCACTCCGGGATGACGGATGAGGAGTTCGCTGCGCTGCTGTTGGAGGAGGAGCAGGTGGCCGTGGTGCCCGGCAGCGCCTTTGGGGCGGGCGGCGAGGGATATGTGCGTTGCTCCTACGCCACCGCTTATGAGAAGATCGAGGAGGCGTTGGAGCGGATGGCCCGCTTCGTGCGTCGGCACGGGTAG